One window of Phycisphaeraceae bacterium genomic DNA carries:
- the trxB gene encoding thioredoxin-disulfide reductase, which translates to MNQSGRVEKVVIIGSGPAGWTAAIYAARAQLEPLVYVGIPKQDPGPVLPGGQLMLTTDVENYPGFPKGVAGPEMMSLFQQQAEHFGTRVVGEDVVRCDFSKRPFELHVSNGDIVKTHSVIIATGAVANWLGLKNEMRLATLGGGVSACAVCDGALPIFRGQPLAVVGGGDTAMEEATYLTKFASTVYVIHRRDALRASKVMQKRYLDRHNAKVLWNKAVEDVLGDEKITGVKLKDTVTGETSTLDVKGLFIAIGHTPATKFLKDSGVELDSGGYVALKSRGSYTNIEGVFAAGDVADSAYRQAVTAAGMGCQAALDAERWLAARGID; encoded by the coding sequence GTGAACCAATCCGGCCGGGTCGAAAAGGTCGTGATCATCGGCAGCGGGCCGGCGGGGTGGACCGCGGCGATCTATGCCGCGCGGGCGCAGCTGGAGCCGCTCGTGTATGTCGGCATCCCCAAGCAGGATCCGGGTCCGGTTCTCCCCGGGGGGCAGTTGATGCTCACAACGGATGTCGAGAATTACCCGGGATTTCCGAAAGGAGTCGCCGGCCCCGAGATGATGTCGCTCTTCCAGCAGCAGGCCGAGCACTTCGGCACGCGCGTCGTTGGGGAAGACGTCGTTCGCTGCGATTTTTCGAAGCGGCCGTTCGAACTTCACGTTTCAAACGGCGACATCGTCAAGACGCACAGCGTCATTATCGCCACCGGCGCCGTCGCGAACTGGCTCGGGCTCAAGAACGAGATGCGCCTCGCCACTCTGGGGGGCGGCGTTTCCGCTTGCGCTGTCTGCGATGGCGCACTGCCGATCTTCCGCGGGCAGCCTCTCGCGGTCGTGGGGGGCGGCGACACCGCGATGGAAGAAGCGACGTACCTGACCAAGTTCGCTTCAACCGTGTACGTGATCCATCGGCGCGACGCGCTCCGCGCTTCAAAGGTGATGCAGAAGCGCTATCTCGACCGGCACAACGCCAAAGTGCTTTGGAACAAGGCGGTTGAAGACGTACTCGGCGATGAGAAGATTACCGGCGTGAAGCTGAAGGACACCGTCACCGGCGAGACCTCGACGCTCGACGTCAAAGGCCTCTTCATCGCGATCGGGCACACGCCCGCGACCAAGTTCCTCAAGGACAGCGGGGTCGAACTCGACAGCGGCGGCTACGTCGCACTCAAAAGCCGCGGCAGCTACACCAACATCGAAGGAGTTTTCGCGGCGGGCGACGTCGCGGACAGTGCGTACAGACAAGCTGTCACCGCAGCGGGTATGGGCTGCCAAGCAGCGCTCGACGCCGAGCGTTGGCTCGCGGCACGGGGAATTGATTGA
- a CDS encoding IscS subfamily cysteine desulfurase, whose product MPESNQTPQAPKLPIYLDHAATTPCDPRVVEAMLPYFTSIFGNPGSRNHRFGWEAEEGVDRARGQIADLIKADEKEVIFTSGATESNNLAIRGAAFMYEKSPEGSGKSRGHIVSCAIEHKAVLDPCKRLEKEGFEVTFLEPPKDGIVTAEMVKAALRDDTILVTIMRANNEIGTINEIPQIGELCKSRDIIFHTDATQWVGKMPTDVYADNIDLMSFSGHKIYGPKGVGGLFVRRKRPRVRLTPLVDGGGQERGFRSGTLNVTGIVGLGKACEIAKQEMSADAIRLGKLRKKLEESITSRLDTCQINGHREKRLPHITNISFGFVEGESLMMAVKEIACSSGSACTSASLEPSYVLKNIGVGDDLAHSSLRLSLGRWTTEQEIDYCIEKIVGAVKKLRDLSPLYDMHKEGIDLSKVEWAHH is encoded by the coding sequence ATGCCCGAATCAAACCAGACGCCTCAAGCTCCCAAGCTGCCGATCTATCTCGACCACGCTGCCACGACGCCGTGTGATCCCAGGGTGGTCGAGGCGATGCTGCCGTACTTCACCTCGATTTTCGGGAATCCCGGTTCGCGGAATCACCGCTTCGGATGGGAGGCGGAAGAAGGAGTCGACCGGGCGCGCGGGCAGATCGCGGATTTGATCAAGGCCGACGAAAAAGAGGTTATCTTCACTTCCGGCGCGACCGAGAGCAACAACCTCGCGATCCGCGGCGCGGCGTTCATGTACGAGAAGTCGCCGGAAGGATCGGGCAAGTCGCGCGGGCACATCGTTTCCTGCGCGATCGAACACAAGGCGGTTCTTGATCCGTGCAAACGCCTCGAGAAGGAAGGCTTTGAGGTTACGTTTCTCGAGCCGCCCAAGGACGGAATCGTCACCGCCGAAATGGTCAAGGCGGCGCTTCGGGACGACACCATCCTCGTCACGATCATGCGGGCAAACAACGAAATCGGAACGATCAACGAGATCCCGCAGATCGGCGAACTCTGTAAGTCGCGCGACATCATTTTCCACACCGACGCCACGCAGTGGGTCGGGAAAATGCCGACCGACGTGTACGCGGACAACATCGATCTCATGAGCTTTTCCGGCCACAAGATCTACGGCCCGAAAGGAGTCGGCGGGCTGTTCGTGCGGCGCAAGCGTCCGCGCGTACGGCTGACGCCGCTTGTGGACGGCGGAGGTCAGGAACGCGGCTTCCGATCCGGCACACTCAATGTCACCGGCATCGTCGGCCTGGGCAAGGCGTGCGAGATCGCGAAGCAGGAAATGTCCGCAGACGCGATCCGGCTGGGAAAGCTGCGAAAGAAGCTCGAAGAATCGATCACCTCTCGACTCGACACCTGCCAGATCAACGGCCATCGCGAGAAGCGGCTTCCGCACATCACGAACATTTCATTCGGGTTTGTTGAGGGCGAGAGCCTCATGATGGCCGTCAAGGAGATCGCCTGCTCTTCGGGCTCGGCGTGCACCAGCGCGAGCCTCGAACCGAGCTACGTGCTGAAGAACATCGGAGTCGGAGACGACCTTGCTCACTCCAGCCTGCGGCTCAGCCTCGGGCGCTGGACCACCGAACAGGAAATCGACTACTGCATCGAGAAAATCGTCGGAGCGGTCAAGAAGCTACGCGATCTCTCTCCTCTTTACGACATGCACAAAGAAGGCATCGACCTCTCGAAAGTCGAATGGGCGCATCACTGA
- a CDS encoding STAS domain-containing protein — protein MASADSRLRVRKQDAVVQVEFIDRNILDEANIQLISDEISRIIDQESSPKLLISFANVDHLSSAALGALITINNKVRNKNGQLRLASIDPQIYEVFVITRLNKLFQIHETPQDALKSFA, from the coding sequence ATGGCATCCGCCGACTCCCGCCTCCGCGTTCGAAAGCAGGACGCTGTCGTTCAGGTTGAGTTTATCGACCGCAACATTCTCGACGAAGCCAACATCCAGCTCATCAGCGATGAGATTTCTCGCATCATCGATCAGGAATCATCTCCGAAGCTTCTGATCAGCTTTGCCAACGTCGATCACCTTTCCTCCGCCGCGCTCGGCGCCCTCATCACCATCAACAACAAGGTCCGCAACAAGAACGGGCAGCTGAGGCTCGCGAGCATCGATCCGCAGATTTACGAGGTCTTCGTCATCACGCGACTCAACAAACTTTTCCAGATCCACGAGACTCCCCAAGACGCGCTCAAGAGTTTTGCCTGA
- a CDS encoding iron-sulfur cluster assembly accessory protein: MQTPDSAEKNVSIEVSQDSVSTRSPVILTPTAAREVGTIIQQQELDASKVCLRVGVKGGGCSGFSYILDLTETKKDTDEVFEQHGIRIICDPKSLLYLSGVTIDFKDEIMGRGFVFQNPNATSTCGCGSSFSA, translated from the coding sequence ATGCAAACGCCTGATTCAGCGGAGAAAAACGTGTCCATCGAAGTCAGTCAAGACTCAGTCTCAACTCGATCCCCGGTCATTCTCACGCCGACCGCCGCACGAGAAGTCGGGACCATCATCCAACAGCAGGAGCTCGACGCCTCGAAGGTCTGCCTGCGTGTCGGGGTCAAGGGAGGCGGGTGCTCTGGGTTCAGCTACATTCTCGATTTGACGGAGACAAAAAAGGACACCGACGAGGTGTTCGAACAGCATGGCATTCGCATCATTTGCGATCCGAAGAGCCTGCTGTATTTGTCAGGGGTCACGATCGACTTCAAGGACGAAATCATGGGGCGGGGATTCGTCTTTCAGAACCCCAACGCGACGAGCACTTGCGGCTGCGGTTCGAGTTTTTCCGCCTGA
- the iscU gene encoding Fe-S cluster assembly scaffold IscU, with product MAYGPKIIDHYEHPRNVGSFGTQAEIKQRKDVGVGLVGAPECGDVMQLQIKVGKDGVIEDAKFKTFGCGSAIASSSLATEWLKGKKLDDAAQIKNTMIVEELSLPPVKIHCSVLAEDAIHAAIEDYKAKNGIKQTQTSPATSA from the coding sequence ATGGCATACGGCCCCAAAATCATCGATCACTACGAGCATCCGCGAAATGTCGGCTCGTTCGGTACCCAGGCGGAAATCAAGCAAAGAAAAGATGTCGGCGTGGGCTTGGTTGGCGCTCCGGAGTGCGGCGACGTCATGCAGCTTCAGATCAAAGTCGGAAAAGATGGCGTGATCGAAGACGCCAAATTCAAGACCTTCGGCTGCGGCAGCGCGATCGCGAGTTCGTCTCTTGCCACCGAGTGGCTCAAGGGCAAAAAGCTCGATGACGCGGCGCAGATCAAAAACACCATGATCGTGGAAGAATTGAGTTTGCCGCCGGTCAAGATCCACTGCTCCGTGCTCGCGGAAGATGCGATCCATGCCGCGATCGAGGACTACAAGGCAAAGAACGGGATCAAGCAAACGCAGACGTCTCCCGCCACGTCCGCCTGA
- a CDS encoding PEP-CTERM sorting domain-containing protein (PEP-CTERM proteins occur, often in large numbers, in the proteomes of bacteria that also encode an exosortase, a predicted intramembrane cysteine proteinase. The presence of a PEP-CTERM domain at a protein's C-terminus predicts cleavage within the sorting domain, followed by covalent anchoring to some some component of the (usually Gram-negative) cell surface. Many PEP-CTERM proteins exhibit an unusual sequence composition that includes large numbers of potential glycosylation sites. Expression of one such protein has been shown restore the ability of a bacterium to form floc, a type of biofilm.) gives MKKVVFGVAAVAALSGLASAAPYVIDFDTDANGNAIADGTWISNQYAAWGVTFVPNVLDPNNGWATNTDMTATSTDVGNGYLPAMGNVLHSFGGWLNEDGDPNFAMIFDQAISSISVTFIGDSDNLSELDLYDIDGNFITGGVVSGGGINGKTVSFSGLNNARIALVLPGWFLDWVAVESITFEYVPAPGALALLGLGGIFVGRRRR, from the coding sequence ATGAAGAAGGTTGTATTCGGCGTAGCCGCCGTGGCGGCATTGTCTGGTTTGGCATCGGCAGCCCCTTATGTCATCGATTTTGACACCGATGCCAACGGGAATGCGATTGCAGACGGCACTTGGATTTCAAACCAGTATGCCGCGTGGGGCGTGACTTTTGTGCCCAATGTCCTCGATCCGAACAACGGATGGGCGACGAACACGGACATGACGGCGACCAGCACGGATGTCGGGAACGGGTATTTGCCCGCCATGGGAAACGTGCTCCACAGTTTCGGTGGGTGGTTGAACGAGGACGGAGACCCGAACTTTGCCATGATTTTCGATCAGGCGATTTCCTCGATCTCCGTGACGTTCATCGGCGACTCGGACAACCTTTCCGAGCTGGACTTGTATGACATCGACGGCAATTTCATCACGGGCGGCGTGGTGAGTGGCGGGGGAATCAACGGCAAGACCGTCAGCTTCAGCGGGCTGAACAATGCGCGGATCGCGTTGGTGCTGCCGGGGTGGTTCCTCGACTGGGTCGCGGTCGAGAGCATCACGTTCGAGTACGTTCCGGCTCCGGGCGCGCTCGCGCTCCTGGGATTGGGTGGAATCTTCGTCGGCCGTCGCCGCCGCTGA
- a CDS encoding ATP-binding protein, with amino-acid sequence MSTPRPSNSSKPPLSGTFVVRHERNEVEKLQNALDAAMTASGYSKASLFAVRLAFQEAIANAFNHGHKNLPTDTPATVEFAVRPEDVTISIEDQGPGFECENVADCTLDENLEIPRGRGVMLIKNYMTEVRYNGKGNRIEMVYRRPAPGA; translated from the coding sequence ATGAGCACCCCGCGGCCCAGCAATTCGTCGAAGCCACCCCTTAGCGGGACATTCGTCGTCCGCCATGAGCGGAACGAAGTCGAAAAACTGCAGAACGCTCTCGACGCGGCAATGACCGCTTCCGGCTATTCCAAAGCCTCGCTCTTCGCCGTACGCCTCGCCTTTCAGGAGGCGATTGCCAACGCGTTCAACCACGGGCACAAGAACCTTCCCACCGACACTCCGGCGACCGTCGAATTTGCCGTACGGCCCGAGGACGTCACGATCTCGATCGAGGACCAGGGCCCCGGATTTGAGTGCGAGAACGTCGCGGATTGCACACTCGATGAAAATCTTGAAATCCCCAGAGGCCGCGGCGTCATGCTCATCAAGAACTACATGACCGAGGTCCGGTATAACGGGAAGGGAAACCGGATCGAAATGGTCTACCGGCGCCCCGCACCCGGGGCTTGA
- the dtd gene encoding D-tyrosyl-tRNA(Tyr) deacylase: MVALVQRCLHAWVQVEKTVIGQIGPGIAVFVGLESDDDPALDAKLAAKLLSLRVFADTAGKMNRNVVEAGGNILLIPNFTLAADTSGGNRPSFIGALAPDLARPRFESLPTLFRPTLDNVQSGRFGADMQVEVLNDGPVSLILRLK, translated from the coding sequence ATGGTCGCCCTTGTTCAACGCTGTCTTCATGCATGGGTTCAGGTCGAAAAAACTGTGATCGGCCAAATCGGCCCGGGAATCGCGGTCTTTGTCGGGCTCGAAAGCGACGACGATCCGGCACTTGACGCGAAGTTGGCTGCCAAGCTGCTCTCGCTTCGGGTCTTCGCCGACACCGCCGGCAAGATGAACCGAAACGTGGTCGAAGCCGGCGGGAACATCCTGCTCATCCCAAACTTCACGCTCGCGGCCGATACGTCCGGCGGCAACAGGCCCAGCTTCATCGGTGCCCTGGCGCCCGACCTGGCGAGACCGCGATTCGAATCGCTGCCGACGCTGTTTCGTCCGACGCTCGACAACGTTCAGTCGGGCCGCTTCGGTGCCGACATGCAAGTGGAAGTTCTGAACGATGGACCGGTGAGCCTGATTCTGCGACTGAAGTGA